The Aneurinibacillus migulanus genome contains the following window.
TCGTTCCGACTATCGCCGTAACACAACCTTGCGGAATTTGAATGTTTAACGGGCCGACTTGTATATTTTCACGAGTCTTTACGACATCTTGAAACAAAATGACGTTGCTCTCTTTCACTATAGTCTCTCCCTCCTTACTCCGGTTTCGATTGCTCTCTATTTCCATTTCCGTTGAATCACATCTTGCAGTAGCTGCTCTAGCTCCTCTCTCGATATCTTGACCCGAATGGCAGCGTCAACGGCTTCTTCTAAAGCTTGCTCCACCGCGTGCCGTCGATAGCGATCCCGTTCTTCGACATGAACATGTGCAACAAATGTACCGGTCCCTTGCTTTGTTCGAAGTAATCCCTCATTCTCCAAATCTTGATACACCCTTCTTACCGTTATTACACTGCATTGCAATTGATTGGCAAATTCACGTATAGACGGAAGGAGCATTCCCCCTTCAAGATGGCCGCTTAAAATAAGCGCACGAAGCTGGTGTTTGATTTGGGCATACAACGGTTCCGAACTGTTTTCATTAATTTGAATAGGCATAAACACCGCTACTAACCACCTCCTGCTATCTAGACACATGCTCTTTTCTAAATCGTTCTATATGATATCCCGTTTGCGAATTCGATTGCTTGCTTCCGTGATGCCGAACATAAATACACAAGCGATAATGCCTAAAGCTAAAATGCTGCTTAACCATGGGTAATACTCGGCAACATAAATGACGGTTAATACGGCGCTCCCTCCCGACAAGGCAATGATAATCGAGATTACCGTGACTATACCTAGTGTGATGAAGATGTTCTTCATGAATTTCCTGCCGTTATAGCTTAACTCCATCATGATATAAATCAAACTAATAATCATAGCAAACGCAGTGAGCATGAAGGCGTAAGCAGCTATGGAAATCGGGGATAACTCTGTTCTAAGCTCGGAGCTGAAGATAACCTGGATAAGAATAAAAATGGACATATTAAGTGCAAAGGCGACAGCCATCAGCATAATACGCGACACCGCAATCGTACGAATATCAATCGGCAAGGTGCGCAGTTTCATCATCCATTTTGTATAAGAATCCTCTTGTAAATAGCGCATCGACCTGCGCGAGAAGAAAAATCCAAAATTCGGCAGTGTAATCATATATACAAAATCCAACATCCCGCTGAGGAATCGCAGCTTCTCCTCGTTTTCATCTAATAAGTGGTTTATCATAACCAAGCTCGTGACACCCATATACACACTAAATAGCAAAGTAAAAACGACCCCCCATTTAAAACGTACGAGATCCGTTCGGACGAGCGTCCATGCTTTGTTATATCGATTGCTCAATGTTCATCCCTCTTTCTGCGCCGAATTCATGGCTCCGTATCGTCGGTAGCCAGTGCCATATAGCGTACTGTATCTCCATAAGCACTGTGCTCACTGTATATATATTTATACACAGTATAATCACCGCATTTATTTATTGTCAATGCTTAACTGGAATTCCAGCACAAATCCATCAAGTGAAGGCTATATCCTATTCAAAAATAAAAATAAGCTATTCCCCATGTAATAATCTACAAAAAGAATAGCTTACTTTTGTCGCTTGAGAGGTATAAAAGTTTCTTATCTTAAATAAAACTAAATTTTATCTTTCTTTAGGCGAGAATACTCCGTATCGAAACTCCTTTTTGAGATGAAACGCCTTGGCACACTGGTGAGCCTTTTTTAAAATTACATAGCTGTTATTATTCGTCGTTTTAAGCATCTGATCGGCCCAGCGATAAGCTTCTCTAGCAAGAGACTTATCGCTTTCTCTGACGGCCAAGCTGATATCCAATAACGTTTCGGTCAAGCTTCTTCCCAAACCGGTACGTTTCCAGGAAGAAAAGGCTTTAAGCTCCTTCTCGCATTGCTTAACACTCTCAAAGGCTTGGTCCCATTCCTGTTTAAGCATATAGAGCTCTGCAAAGTTCAACCATAGTGACACTTTGTCAAACGGTTCTTCAGCATAAGGGAGCTGTTTTTCTAAATAGTACAGCGCTTTGTCGTATTCTTCAAGCTCTTTAGAACGATAATATAATAGGGAAAAATGGTTTTCCTCAGGTTTCAGAGACTCCTCCAGTTGCCTCAGTAATACTCTTGCTTCCTCAATATTACCAAATACGACAGCTCTGTCCATTAAAGTAATCAGACTCTCCTCTTCTATATTGGTGGGATACCACCTGACCTTGGATTGAAACCATTGTTCCAGGTATTCTGCAGTATACATCGTTTCTATTTCGTCTTGAATTTCCTGAAAATAAGAGCTAATCCGGTACAAATCATTCTGTTCCACATACTTTATCGTCTCTTCAATCCCTGCTGAGAACAAATACTCAGTGTCAAAACCATAATACGTATCAAAATTACATAATTTCGCCTGCTCGAACAATTGGATATGATTCACATATCTAAACTTTGCCAGCAAATAAGCCACGATATCCATCGATTCATAATGTCCTTGATACGGATGATACTTGTGCATATCGATTTCATTTTTCATCAAATATCGCAGGAGCGGTTTATCATTTTCAGTCAGGGTCGCATCGTATTGAAGCTGTATAATTAATGCGTATCTGCTCAACCCGTTGCTGTCATAGCCATAGACATCTTTGCATTTTTTATAATCGAATACGCTCCATAAGGCTTTTGAATGTTTAATGGTCTGTAATTGCTCCGATATTTCGTGTATTTCCACTCTATATTCTCCTTTACCTGGACATATACTGACCTGGCTACTTGTAAAAATCATACCGACTACAAAACAAGATACATTTCATATTGAGCCAGCGTATTTTTTATAAAGCTTTGTTTCTTTAAAAATCCTTCCAATAGACTATTATTAGGGAATCCGATAGAAAGGGTTGAAAGCTGTAGCTCCTTGGATACTGTTTGTAACAAGAAGGAAGCTACACCTTTGCCTCGAAAATTTTTATCTACGAAAAAAAAGCTTATTTTCCCATTTGTGCTAACGCAAATACACCCTGCCAGTTTTTTATTAAAATAGGCACCATAATATGTATTATTTTCTGCTTTCTCCATATAATCAATATCGTTTTGCCAATTTATATGGAAATGTAACCAATCCTGTATTCCATTTCGAAATTCATCAAACTGAATTTTCTTCACTCCTATACCTTCTACATTGCTAGTTATTAATTTCGATAAATCATTCAGATTATAATAGGATAAATCGTACACTTTTTCATAGCCAAGCTTCCTATAAAATTGAATGGCTCTATCATTTCCAACAATAACTTCGAGAAATAATTGCTTGCAGCCATTACGTAATGCTTCTTCTTTATGGAACTCAAAAAGTTTATTACTTACATTTTTACCTCGAAATTCAGGGTGTATCGCTAATGCTCCACATCGCATTGTTGGTATACCTTCGTACACTTTAATCCCGCCAAGAATGATTCCGATTGGTTTATTCTCGTTCAAGGCCACAAAAGAATTCTCTAGCTTATTTCCTTCTGGTCCAAGAAACCGTTTTATAAAATCTTCTTTCGAAATATCCATCTTTATCATGTAATCAGAAAAGCCAGCTTGAAACGCTCTATATACAGAGGTCAGCTCTACTTCGGTACATTTTTTATAATGAATCATACGTAAAATAAGTAGACCTTATATTTCTTCATATCCTAATCTACTTATTCATTCACTTCCTTTCTTTTAACAAATAAAAGGAGTATAAATGATGTTATGTCTTTTTCCGACCGCTCCCGCCTACCGCCCTTTCTTCTTCCATTACGAATAAGTAATCATATGAACATGGGACACCTTATATTTACAGACTGAACGTTCGGTCTATGAATATAATACTATACTTATTCTATATAATGGAAGAAAAAAATATTTATATAATTCATATTTTAATTATCCATATGGCTTTCAATATTTTGTAAAATTTATTCACTTTGCTTTTAAACGGCATTGTAATTTCTAAGCAGGGACTCTGGAACAAAAAGGATTTTAGATTCCCATGCTTTTTCTCTCGATAAATAAAATCGGGTGTGAAAAACCGTCAAGTTTCTCTACACCCGATTTAAAGTGCCATGTTGGCTCTTTATATACTCTTATGCATTTGATTTTTAACGACAGTAAAATTTCCCGTGATTGTACTCTCTAACACAGCACGAAACTATAACGACATTTATTTTCTTCCAGGAAATATAGCCAAGCTTTTCATCCCTTTACCTTAATATAAATCGACTTGTCATTTCCTGTAGCTCTTGTGCCATTTTATTCAGTTCCTGCGTGGCTGCTGTAACCTCTTCAACAGACGCTAATTGTTCCTCTGAAGCTGCTGCCACTTGCTGTGAATGATCCCGCGACATCCTTGCGCTATTTTCTACCTCTGTTACAGAAGCACTTACCTGTTCTGAACCGGCTGCCATTTGCTCTGAAGCTGCTGATACTTCTTGAATTTCAGAAGCGATATTTTCAATAACTTGCACAATGTGTTCAAATGCTTCTTCGGCTCCCTGTACAGTGGCAACTCCGTTTTTCACATCCTGAGTTCCCTTCTCCATAGTAGCTACAGCAATAGACGTTTCGTTTTGAATTTGTTTAATAATAAGAGCGATGTTTTCTGCTGATTCTTTCGATTGTTCAGCTAGCTTACGTACTTCATCTGCTACTACTGAAAATCCGCGACCCTGCTCTCCTGCTCGTGCAGCTTCAATCGCTGCGTTTAAAGATAGAAGGTTCGTTTGAGATGCGATATCCGTAATCACCTCTACGATTTTCCCAATCTCATTCGAACGTAGCCCTAATCGTTTGACTACTTCTGCTGATTCACCTACAGAAGATTGAATATCACGCATTTGCTCCATTGCTGCTTGTACGGTCCGATTTCCACTCTCCGCCTTTTTTGCTGCTTCATTTGAAGCTTCAGAAACAAAGGAAGACGACTCCGCAATTTTGTTAATTCCAATGGCCATTTCCTCCATTGCACTTGCGCTCTCTTCCATTCCTTTCACTTGTGTTTCTGCCGCATTGGCCACTTCCTGAATGGCAACCGCAATATGTTGGGTTGCCTCTGAAGTTTGTTCACTGCTAGCAGACAGTTCTTGTGCACTTGCTGATAAACTTACAGCACTATCGCTGACCTTTTTAATGATTGCTTGTAGTTGCGCTATCATATCGTTGAAATCAGCTGTTAACCTTCCAATCTCATCTTTCGACTGATAGGTCCCATATACGGTTAAATCCCCTTCTTTTGCCTTCTGCATTAAATTCTGGATGTCTTGTAAAGGGCGAGTAATCATACGGGAAAGGAATACACCCACACTAGAACATAAAACCAGTGATACTATCGTGAGTAATATGATAATCCATGTTGTCTGTACAGCAACTTTGTCACTCGCTTCATTCGTTTCTTTAGCCAAGTTTTGATTATATATGGACAGTTCCTCTAAAATATTTTTAGACTTTTCACTGATCGGAGTCACTTTAGAGACATATACTTGATAAGCTTCTACGTTACGATTATTTTCTGCCAAATCCAAAACTTCTTTTCTCATATTTCGATATACGTTTAGCGCCTGTTGAAAATCGGTCAATAATTGCTTTTCTTTTTCATCTACCTCTTTTTGATTTAAATGGAGCAACAATTCATCTGTCTGTTTGGCCTTTTCATTAATCGAATTTTGAAGCTTCCTGTTTTTTTGCGTATCTGTTGTCAACATTAGTTCAAGAATATAGGAGTCAATCTCTCTCATATTCGTACGTATTTCACCCACCCATCGTGCCGGAACGAGCCGTTTATTATAGGTTTCATCCAGGTATCCATTTGCCTTTTGAATTGAATAATACCCTGCACAACCAACAGCGATAAGGAAGATTCCTGCTAAAAAAATCAATCCAAATATTTTTCTGC
Protein-coding sequences here:
- a CDS encoding GntR family transcriptional regulator; its protein translation is MFMPIQINENSSEPLYAQIKHQLRALILSGHLEGGMLLPSIREFANQLQCSVITVRRVYQDLENEGLLRTKQGTGTFVAHVHVEERDRYRRHAVEQALEEAVDAAIRVKISREELEQLLQDVIQRKWK
- a CDS encoding methyl-accepting chemotaxis protein gives rise to the protein MSVVKNWKVSRKIFGLIFLAGIFLIAVGCAGYYSIQKANGYLDETYNKRLVPARWVGEIRTNMREIDSYILELMLTTDTQKNRKLQNSINEKAKQTDELLLHLNQKEVDEKEKQLLTDFQQALNVYRNMRKEVLDLAENNRNVEAYQVYVSKVTPISEKSKNILEELSIYNQNLAKETNEASDKVAVQTTWIIILLTIVSLVLCSSVGVFLSRMITRPLQDIQNLMQKAKEGDLTVYGTYQSKDEIGRLTADFNDMIAQLQAIIKKVSDSAVSLSASAQELSASSEQTSEATQHIAVAIQEVANAAETQVKGMEESASAMEEMAIGINKIAESSSFVSEASNEAAKKAESGNRTVQAAMEQMRDIQSSVGESAEVVKRLGLRSNEIGKIVEVITDIASQTNLLSLNAAIEAARAGEQGRGFSVVADEVRKLAEQSKESAENIALIIKQIQNETSIAVATMEKGTQDVKNGVATVQGAEEAFEHIVQVIENIASEIQEVSAASEQMAAGSEQVSASVTEVENSARMSRDHSQQVAAASEEQLASVEEVTAATQELNKMAQELQEMTSRFILR
- a CDS encoding GNAT family N-acetyltransferase, which produces MIHYKKCTEVELTSVYRAFQAGFSDYMIKMDISKEDFIKRFLGPEGNKLENSFVALNENKPIGIILGGIKVYEGIPTMRCGALAIHPEFRGKNVSNKLFEFHKEEALRNGCKQLFLEVIVGNDRAIQFYRKLGYEKVYDLSYYNLNDLSKLITSNVEGIGVKKIQFDEFRNGIQDWLHFHINWQNDIDYMEKAENNTYYGAYFNKKLAGCICVSTNGKISFFFVDKNFRGKGVASFLLQTVSKELQLSTLSIGFPNNSLLEGFLKKQSFIKNTLAQYEMYLVL